gGGTCTCTGCCTGGGGTCCCCTGGCTGGGCTTTGTTTCTGTGCTGGCATTTCGGGGCAGATCTGGGGTCAGTGCCCACCAGCTGCTTCCATAAATCATCCAACAGTAGCTGTCCCAGCTCTGAGCAATGGCCACTGGTCCCGGCCTTTTACCCAGAGTTGCAAGAAAAGCCCTCGGGGGgccagggggtggtggtggccatGGTTGGCTTTAGCTTGCAGGTGAGCCCAGGTTTGCAGTTTGCAGCATAGTTGAGGGGAGAGTAAGGTTCTTAGGACCCCCTGACTGTAAAACTTAACTGCGTTTTAGGGCCTCCCCTCCAACCAGAACTGTAGACCTTCCCCCGTGTTCTCCTGTCTGCCAGCCGTGGCCTCCGAGCCAAGTTTATACTGACAGGCAAGCTTATCAGATTTTTACTCTTTGTCATCCCTACCAGCTCTTCTTACTTTGGGGGGTCTCCTTAAGAACACGCTTTGGATAAGAGGGGCGGTTGACAGATTTGAGTCCAGATCTCTCGCGCTAGTGGTTGAACCTGGCTGGTTCCAGCCCTCTCTGTGTCAGtttgccatctgtaaaatgggcacaaacCCTCCTTTGCCACCTGGGGTGCAAGGGTCAGAATATTTGGGAAGTGCCACACATTCACTCGGGCATCCAGTAAAATGTTGGTTCCCTTCTCTTGTGCTCACTGAGGTAAATATCAGCATACCCAAGGCCCCAGCCACTCCTCAGAAGTATTTGGCTGCGGTGTAACCTGCCCCACAATTCCTGTGGTTCTTGGCACAAAATTAAGAACGATAAGATAAAGGTCGTTTTGTAGCGGCCGCTGGGGAGGGAACCAGGCTGCCCATGCCAGTCTGTTGGGTGTGGAATGCggaggggaaagagaaatacCCTAGGGCTAGTGTgactaggggtacctgggggctCAGGGAGCCGCGGAGCAGAAACCTGGCCTGGGGATTGTTACCGTTAATGTCCGTGATGATGACTGTACAGATCTTGAGGCAGGTGTAGGGATTTTAGAACAGTGCAGGGCCCGTTGTAAGGCCTCTGGTGAATGGTAGCTGCTGTTAGGAGATCACTTACTGGGTagcctgcctgaggtcacacagctaagaactaccaaagctgggatttgaatcctgggCTGTCTAGATCCAAACCTCCACTCCTGTTCCTCCGTTCTCCGCTCTGATGTCCGGCGAGATAGCTGTCATTCTGCTGGCCCCAAGCTCCCCTTGACCTCGGAAATTTTCTTCTATGGCCTGGCGCTGGCTTCGGCTAGCCAGTCTGGAGTTCCTGAGAATTAGGGAGGCTTCCCAGGATACGGGCTCAGGGTTGGGAGTCCCTGGCTGTGAATGTTCAAAGGCATGCAAGCATGAGCAAGTGTGACGGCTGACTTAAAATTggaccccccccctccccagagaGGGAGCCCTGATGACTCTTTGGTTTTTAAATGCATGCTGTATTTATCTCAGGCTTGGAAATGCACCCTGAGGAATTCATCCAAAACTGGGgagaggggggtgaggggggatgGGTGGAGAGTTTGAAGACCAACATCTTGTGCCTTAATTGCCCTCAGTTAACGGACTTCCTTCAGCCAGAAAGCATGTGGACTGAGCTGGGGGGCAGAGGTTTgggagggcatccccgcccccccgcccccacctccagcaGCCTCCCCCGCTGTCCCTGCTCAGCTGTGCTCACCACCCACTTCATTGCAGCAACAGCAGCTCCAGGCACAGCACCTCTCCCACGCCACGCACGGCCCCCCGGTCCAGTTACCACCCCACCCATCAGGTCTCCAGCCTCCAGGGATCCCCCCGGTGACGGGGAGCAGCTCCGGGCTGCTGGCGCTCGGTGCCCTGGGCAGCCAGGCCCACCTGACGGTGAAGGACGAGAAGAATCACCATGAACTAGACCACAGAGGTGCGGCCCAGAGCTGGGGCAGAGGGCGGAGCTGGGgctcggggtggggtggggtctcCGGTCGGTCCTCCTGCCAGGGGACACAGCAAGTGTTGTCAGCCTGGGGCCAGGAGTTAGCAAAAGATTAGGTGCCATCTGTTGAATGCCTAGAACATGGAAACCAGGGCCCCACCCTCCAATCCCTGCTCCGTGGCAGGCGGTCTCTGTTCCGGAAGAACTCTCCAGCACCCTCCCATCACCTAGCTACACGCTGCCCATCCTTAAAGGGCCAGCCCAATCCCGTTCCTTCAGGACACCTTCCAGTCTGTGCTGGGGGCCTTTTTCCAATTCCCATCAGCGTTGAAGAGCGAGAATTCCCCAGAATGAGCCCTTGGTTGCCATCTTCCCATATCCTACCCCTGGAGGAGGTTTCATCCTCCTTGAGATCATTAGTCCTCAAAGAACAGGGGCCAAGATCCTGGCTTTTAACTTAGCGTGTGTGTCCCACCGACGCGGGTGCCTTGGGAAAGGTACACAGTTGGCCTTCGGGTAGAAAGCTGCAAGTCGACGGTCTTTGAGCAGAAGTAGTGATCACGCTATTGCAGGGAGGTGGTTGGAAAGACTTGGAAATGGGACCCCAGCCTCCTTCACCAGGCCCTCGCCATGTGGACCCTGGGGGGCCCAGGAGGGCTTGGTTTGTTGGGGAAGGACACCGTCATGGCTCCCTCGCAGGCCGATTTCAAAACTTGCCACTTCATGTGGCCTGCCCTTAGATATtgtttcccagtttttttttttaagattttatttatttattcatgatagacatagagagagagagaggcagagacacaggcagagggcgaagcgggctccatgcagggagcccgacgcgggactcgatcccaggactccaggatcagcccctgggccaaaggcaggcgctaaactgctgagccacccagggatccctgtttcccAGTTTTATCGAGATATAGTAGACCTACAAAATTGTGTAAGTTGCAGGTGTACACCATGATTTGGTTGGCCCGTAGCTATTTACCAGGGCGGAGGGCCAGTGCCTTCCAGGACCCCCGGGTGCCACCCCATCCGGCCCAGGCCAGGGTGCACTAGGGTGGTAGCAGAACCTGGGAAGCAGACCATGCTGTATGTCCACTTGGCGGAGGAAGAGGGTCTCCGCACAACAGAGAGGGGAATCGGGGAGCTCGTGCTCGGCTGCGCAGAATAATCCGGGGCTTCTCTGCAAAGACCTACAGCATGGTgttagttaaaaaacaaaaactcctccCACggttcctttctttgtttctttctcaatcCCCAGATCCCAATCCCCAGATCCGCTAGGTGTTCTGCGTAGCATTACCCTTTCCAAACTTGTGGCTTGCAAAAAGGGCTGACCGATAATCTCCATGCCCTTCTTGGCATGTCAGGGAGAGCCAGGCCacaggcccccaccccacccgggaCTGCTGGCCAAGGGGGGAGCATTGGGAATGGGGGGGGGTTAATTTTCAAAGTGGGAAACGTCACCTAATGGCCCTGCCTTGGCTGGCCCACAATGACTCAGAGGGCTAGGACTGctgcccattttaaaatgcatgaactAGCAAAGCATAGAAGCCAGCTGCATGAGACtgatctttttccctttttttgtctttttttttgtcttgggggggcctgtccctcctcctgtccGGGCCTTCGGTccctgaagaaagagaatccaGCGCGGTAAGTGTCAGCACTTGGGAGCCTTGGAGTGTGTTTGGggtgctgggaggaggaggaggggggggggaccGCGTGGGGTCCTGGCGGGTGGGGTGGTGGTTGTCATGAAACAGGAGTTGCCACCTGCTGGGAGTGACCTTCGGTTGGGGGGAACCTGTCATCTCTCCAGGCTTCCCTTCCATCATTTGGCAAATGGGTAGCTTTAAGTGAGCTCTAACCCTCTTTTTTAGGAGAGGTGATTAACCAGAGAGGGCAGCTGGCCAGTCCGTggagtccctgggtggcccagggcccTGTGTCCTGGGCAGGGTTGCTTCCCTCCTCCCAAgtgggcagccccccccccctaTGATCCTGTAACTCCCCACTTCCTCCAAACGCCTGAGGTTTCTCCTTGCTCTGGGCTTTAACTTGGTTTAAGAAAGTGCTAGCGAGCAAGCATTAAGGCCAGGCTGTCTGCGTGTCTGCCAGCTTTGAGATTTGTTGTAAATCTTTCTGAtcacactgaggctcagaggttcTGTTTCAAGTGAATAAGCCTTCTGAATAAGCACAGTGGAGTCTggataaaaaaaatcctccagCGATTAGCAAAGCTATTTTATTCCTCATCGCTGTCCTTGTATCTGGGGCCATCTAATCTGTTAGGATGGCTTTGGTTATTACCTCGTGTTAAGTAGGACTTGGAAGGTCGGGCAGTTAACTAACCATCTAGACGGCAGCCTCCTCGGGCAGCTCCCTCCCgatccccttccctcccagccctccaCCAGGCTGACTTTTTTAACCTGCCAATTAGCAGCAgtgctctctcttcccctctccacctgcccACGTGCTCAGGAATCCGGGTGCACGTTTGGGCCCGGCGATGGCTAGGTACGTTGGGAAGGGAAAAACTGAAGCTGAAAATccattttgattgcttttaagTAAATGTTGATCCTCAGGAGGTGGCATTTTTGGGGAGGTGTTCGGCCTCGGTGGGAGTGGGGGCTGGACTGGACCCCCTCCAGGCCTGGGGTCTGGTCACCCAGGGGGACCCACTTCATGGGATGCCCGGTCTCGGAGCTTCAGTGTCTGTATCTGGGACACGTGCATATTCCTGCCCAGCCAGCCTTGTAGCAGAACCCAGCATCAGGAGGTGACCCGGTTAACAAGTAGCCGCTGCCGAGTGACACTGGGGTTTGAGGCCCGACACCCTCTGTCTTCACATTGTCATCCTCCACATTGCTGTTTGCATTTAGCTTTGTACCCCAGTCCTCCCGGGGAGCCCCCAAGAGCCGAGCTCCTCACTCAGCAGCGCTGGTCCACACCCATGCAGGGCGGGCTGGGAGCCGAGGAGGGcaccctggggtccctggagAGCCCTGTGAGAGTGAGTCCAGACCCCATCcatcccggggccccggggcaggTGAGGCAGCGGCGGGCCTGTGTGCCTGTGGCCCTGGTGGCGGAGGCCGTGCAGCCTGCAGTAAGCAGCCCTCTGCAAACCAGGTTGTCAACAGATGAGGCCCCCGCAGGAAGGACAGGGCTGCGGCCGCGCAGAGCAGGGGGTGGcgggcagggttgggggggggggcgacggCTGGACGGGCTGGAAGCGGTCCCAGAGGGGTTAGTCTGGAGTCCAATTAGAGGTAGCTTCATTCATATTTCCTTGCCTCGCCGaagcaataaaaaatacttaGTTTTTTGGCCGCCTGCCAGCCAGAGGCGGGCTGGATCGATGCCGCTAAATGCCTGACATGACTCTCTCCGGTAGCAGCGAGGGTTTTCAGCCTGACTGCAGGAGAAGAAAGGGCTCGCTGTTCTCCCAGCCACGTACCGGGTCGCCAGGAGAAACCCGAGCAGCTTCCCCCtgccagggagaggggagaggaggggaggggagaggaggggaggggaggggaagggggagaggggagagaagacaggggagaggggaggagaggggaagggggagaggggagagggccGAGCCTGCTGCTTAGCGCAGTGGCCACCATCGGAGGAAATGAAATGCGGTGATTTTTCCGCCGGGCTCGCAGCGGCTAATTGAATCGCGGCCGAGCGCTCCTGCGCGGCTGCGGGGAAGGCCGGGCCGCGCTTCCATCAGAAGCTCCATTTTTTCTTCAAGGCTTGATAACTCTGCCATTTTAATTTGCTTCGGGCAGAAACCTGGCAGGGAAGGGCTGCCCAGAAACCGGCTTAGGAAAGGAAATGAAGTTGTGTGGCTGGCTCCCAcaccgcctccccttccacccacccTGGCCCCCCAAACGCCGGCTCTGGCCTCCAGGAAAGTGGGGGAGACGGGAGGGGCCTCGGGGTGCCCTTCTCTACCCACGTCCCGCTGCGTCCCCGCCGTGGCCATGTCCTGCACGTCCGTGTGCGTGGGGATGCGGCTGGACCGGCCTGCCCGTGCCCTGCGGTCTGGGTATCGTAAGCCCCCAGAGCGGAGACTAGGTCTGGCTCGTTCCTCCATCCCTGGCCCCCAGCGCCAGGCCCGATCTAGGGGAGGTGATCAGGAAAAGGGGGTGGAAGTAGAGTGTGGTTTCTTAGAAAGAAGCAACCCCCAGCAGGCACCTAGAGAGGCATTGCTTCTGATGCTCTGCAGCCCTGGGGGGCACGGGTTTGCTGGCAGGTACCCCTAGTGGCGGCTCCTCCCTCCTGGCCCCGCAGCCCCGTGCAACGTGCGCCGTTCCTGGCACCCCGAGCCAGCCGACCGCCTCCTCTGTGGGGTGTTCTCCTGCCTGCCTTTATGCCTTTTCCCACCTTTCAGAGGGAGAGGCTCACAAAGTTgcaggttttgtttctttataaccCTGCTGCTTCATTGAAGTGGCTGGAGGTCGGGCAGTAGAACAGTAGGACGTGCATGCAAAATGCCAAATTGCCCACCTGCATGTAGAAGGCCCACTGTCCCCGCTCCCCGTCAGGCTCCCCATTCTAGTAGGGTCCAGCCGATGAAGGATGGCATGTGGCCCCTGTGTGTCCGCAGAGGCCCATCTTTCACGACTCGGTGCAAATTTTGTTTGTCCCTTCTTTGAGCAGATATACGTGGCCAGCCCAAGGTGGGCGGTGAGGGAGGTGTGATCCGGCCCCCACAGAACAGACAGTCTCACAGGCCAGAAGGCAGAGAGCTCGGTGCAGGTCCATTCACTTCATGGCAGCATCATAGCTACAGAAGAGAATTGTGCTGCTCCCAGGGCGCCCACCCTTCCAGGGAGGCCCATTCTGGAGAGCTGGGAAGGCTGCTCTGGCAAGGCTCCGATGGAGGGGAGCGTAGCAGGACACACACACCTCCACTGACCTCATGGGACGATGTGCACGAAGTGCTCACGCTGAATCTCCTTCTTGTTTCCAGAATAACTCCGTGTCACCCTCAGAAAGCCTCCGGGCCAGTGAGAAGCACCGGGGCTCTGCAGACTACAGCATGGAAGCCAAGAAGCggaaagcagaggagaaagatAGTCTGAGCCGATACGTACGTGTAGGGGCACTGTGGCCACTGCTGGGTCTGAGGGAGCTGGGATGTGGGACAACCCACAGGCCTGACTCGTGGGTGCAAGTCAGAGGCCCAGGGGAGGACGGGCTGTGAGCCCCGGGGCCACAGCCAGGATGGGGAGCAGCTGAGGGAAGAGCTGTGGGCCAGGGCACAGGCAGGCAGGGCGGCCCTGTGCTCCCCTCATGGCCCTCCCAGACCCTGGTCTGCTCCAGTGGGCCGTCCCTGGTGCCCCCACACTGTGACCCCACAGTGGGCCAGCCTGTGCAGCATGAGAGCTGAGACCGAGGGAAGGGGGCCATGTGATGCCAGGCCCCGTCCAGCCACGTTGCCGCTTGTGGCTCTAGATGGGTTCCCCAAGTGCCTCGGCTGCATTTCTGGGAGACGAGGCTGATCACGCCTCTTGCACGGAGTGGTGGAAGCCCTGACACGAGGCTAGCACATTTCCTTGTCAGCAATGGTGGCTGTGAAGCTTCTGGAAGGAGCCAAGTTAAAGGGGCTCAGAAGTACCATATCGGGGCAGGTGTGGGTGAGGCAGCCAGGAGGTGTGAGAGGTGACCTGGAACAGGGCCGGGGGCTCGGCGAGCAGAAGGCCCATATTGATAGACCAGACCAGAGAGGAGAAGGCGTGGACTGTGGGGCTTGGCTCTGGCTTCCGATTCCAGCTGGTGGGACAGGGGGTGCTTCAGGCTCAGTCTGGGGTGTGGTGAGGGTGGCCCCCTGACCAGCTCCTCTCTCGGGGTGCAGGACAGTGACGGAGACAAGAGTGACGATCTGGTGGTGGACGTTTCCAACGAGGTGAGCACGGACGGGCCCAGGCTACAGCATGCTCGGTTTGGGGTGGTTTCAGGCGGTTCCTCCCCTGACTGAGAGCTGCTGGGTCCCGGCTGCTGTGCCAACAGTTGGCAGCCTGAGCAGGGTGGCGAGGCCTCTGGTGTCGGGGCATCAGGCTggtcaggaggaggagggcagggcttgGCTGCATGGTGGctggggttcctgggatggaaAACCCTGGGGGAGAGCGCAACCATGCCCCAAAGATCTCCGGCGAGGGCCAGCTCCTGCTCCCCGTGGTCCTCCAGGTCCACTCCACTCTCCCACCACCCCCTGGGACCTTGAGGGTGTAGGGGTCCTGAGGCCCCACTGCCCAGATTGGAGTCCTGAACTTGGGTTTGATCCTGGGCTGGTcaccgtcccccacccccaccaggcccCGGTCTCCCATCTGTGGGATGAAGGGGTGAGACCAGATTTGTGAGAACTAGTCGTCCCGCTTTGGGGCCCTCATGCCTCTCAGCCAAACTGCTCTCCCCATCAGTGTGTGCACTCCCTTCCCGTCCCCAGCGCAGGGAAGGCTCCCGGCTGGTTGTTGCCTTTACTGCATCTCTGCACCCTTTGTGCTTTTAGGACCCAGCGACGCCCCGGGTCAGCCCGGCACACTCCCCTCCTGAAAATGGGCTGGACAAGGCCCGAGGCCTGAAAAAGGATGCCCCCACCAGCCCTGCCTCAGTAGCCTCCTCCAGCAGCACACCTTCCTCCAAGACCAAAGACCTTGGTCATGTACGTGGGGGTTGCCTCTGGCACCGCAGAAGCAGAGGGCTAGGGCAggtggggtggaggaagaaggTTCTAGAAAAGGGACAAACTGGAGTGGTCGTAATTAGAGGGCAGAGGGGTGGAGTACAGAGAACACGGATTGGGGtgcgcccccccctccccccccgttTAGATACTGGCTTTCCCCACTCACTGGCTGGGCCTGTGGTACCAGTTCATGTTTCCAAGCCTCGGTTAccgcatctgtaaaatgggaaccaTCACCGTAGTCCCTGCCACGTAAAGTTGGGTGAGAATTGAGGGGCTTTTGGGCAGGAGATTGCAAACTGGAGCTGGCACTGGGTGTTGTGGCCAGCTCCCAAGTGCCCAGCTCTTGAGAGAAAGGAATCTTCTGGTCTTCTCTCTTCAGAATGACAAATCCTCTACCCCTGGGCTCAAGTCCAATACACCTACTCCGAGGAACGATGCCCCGACTCCAGGCACCAGCACGACCCCAGGGCTCCGGTCAATGCCAGGCAAACCTCCAGGCATGGACCCGATAGGTATAATGGGTAGGCACGATGGGGCTGGGTCGCcgtgctgggggggcgggggtgtgccCCGGGTTGGGCCGGAGCTGCATGGACGGGCCGGAGCACCAGGCAGTGTGTGGGAGTTGGGGCTCTCCCAGGGCCCGCCTCCAGGGGGACTCCGTGGTCAGGTTTGAGGAGGACGTGGACACCTGGTGTGTCAACACTGGTGGCAGGGCCTTCTGGGGCACTGTTGGACTCGGCGTGTGGCAGGAGCTTCAGATGGGCCAGGACCCCCATGGTCTGACCCCATCTGCATCATTAGTTCCGTAGGACTCTGAGCCAAcacccttctctgggcctccgtGTCCTGCTCTGTAAAAAGAGATGGGCATCACCCTCAGCTTGAACCTTCTTGGACTGTGAGGACCTGGGTCCCAGGTTGATGGGTTCAGTCCAACTGCCTGGAACAGGCAGCTTTCGAGTGCAGAAGACCTGCAGCTGGGCTGGGAGGCATCGTGGTGGCCCGAGCTTTGTCCGGGTCGGGAGGGGCGGGCACGCTCCCCCTGAGGATCTCCCCCCGGTTGACGCCCGCCTCCTTGCAGCCTCGGCCTTGCGCACGCCCATCTCCATCACCAGCTCCTACGCGGCCCCCTTTGCCATGATGAGCCACCACGAGATGAATGGCTCGCTCACCAGCCCGAGCGCCTACGCCAGCCTGCACAACATCCCGCCGCAGATGAGCGcggctgccgccgccgccgccgctgcctaTGGCCGATCGCCAATGGTGAGCTTTGGAGCTGTACGTAGACCTTTTGGCTCCTTTTGGGGGGACTGGGCAAGAAGCGGGGAGTTGGTGGAGGTTGTTAGGCAGCTGCCTCTGGGGTAGACTGtttattaggaaaagaaaaggaacgtAGACTTTGGGGTCAGTAGACCTggatccccaccccctgctcacccCGGTAGTCGTCTTGTGACATCACACAACTCAGCCCTCCTACCCTGCCTACCCGGTGGGGGGTGTCTTTTTCCATCTGAGAAATGGGGCTGCTCCCTCTTTTTCTGGGCTCTATGGGGATGGGAACCCCAAAATGAGTCCAGTGACTTCCACATAGCCTGGGTTTGGTAAAAGAGGCTGCTCGCATACCAAGAATGAGTTCAGATTTGGGTCAGCAGAGAGGGGCTCTTTTCCAGGAGACGGTTTCTCTCCTGGGCGGCCTCCTCCCCATGTGATGGGCCTACTGAACGCCAGGGCAGGAATGAAGTGGGGTTGCCCCAGAGAGCTGAGGGTGTGGGGATCAAGAATACTGGCTCAGAGTTGGTGGGTCTGGACtgccccctgtgtctctgccacctgTCCTGGGCCAGACACCCGCTGCCCGGGGCAAGAGGGAAAACAGGCCCTCCTCTGCTTGGCTGTCTTCGGGTCTTGAAGAGGCAGCTCTGTGTGGGCAGGACCTAGGATGTGGTGAGGGAAGAGGCCGGGGGCGGGACGCATGGTGGCCTTCCTCACTAAAGCCTGGCCTTGTCTTGACTTACAGGTTGGCTTTGACCCTCATCCTCCCATGCGGGCCACCGGCCTGCCCTCAAGCCTCGCCTCCATTCCTGGTGGAAAACCGTAAGTTCTGTCTGTGTTCACTGCTTGCTGCCTGGGGAAAGCACACAatcccccacccccgtccccacTACCTGAGAAACTCTCTGCCCTCTAGAGGTGCTCACAGACCAGGTGGTAGCCCCAGGAAACGGCTGCCTGGCCACACTCCCCATCAGCCCTGGGGCTCCTGCTGAATGGGAGGCGAGGGTGTTGGGGAACGCTGCATCGGATGGGGCCTCCATAGCCAAGTGATGTGAGCTGCCCTGGCCTCGGGAGCTCCTCTGGGTTTCAGCTGCTGGAAACACCCCCAGCTGGCACCCACGGTGCCCTAAACAGTGGGAAGACGGTGCTGGTTCACCCCAGGCTCCGTGATTCACCCTTGGGGAGCAGACATATTTCCCTCCCTCTTACCCCTGGGCTCGTAAAGGAAAGGGTCACCTTCAAGCTGAACCCTTCCCAGGGGGATTCGTAGATGGTAAGAAAGGACACTCCAGGGCACATGTGAGGCTAATCACATGGTCTGGAGCCAAGGGTGTGTGAACAGGAGCAGAAGTCAAGCCTGGGATCATAAGCAAGTCCCCTACCCTGGTAGAGTCAGGCCAAGAAGGTTGGGGTTACTGGGTTCCCTAAGAtttggggcctggggcctggaggtGGGCCAGTCGGGATGGTGCTGTCTGACCTGGGCAGGACTCTGGCGGCTGAGCGGATCGGAGGTGACACAAGGGACGTTCGCCCTTTCAGAGCGTACTCTTTCCACGTGAGTGCCGATGGGCAGATGCAGCCCGTGCCCTTCCCCCACGACGCCCTGGCCGGCCCCGGCATCCCACGGCATGCTCGGCAGATCAACACGCTGAGCCACGGGGAGGTGGTGTGCGCCGTGACCATCAGCAACCCCACACGGCACGTCTACACTGGTGGCAAGGGCTGCGTGAAGATCTGGGACATCAGCCAGCCGGGCAGCAAGAGCCCCATCTCCCAGCTGGACTGCCTGGTGAGGACCCAGGACTACAGGCCTCCCTGGCTGGCGGAGGGGCAGCCCTGGCCGGGCCGCAGAGCAAGCCGGCTGACCTCTTCGGGCCTGGGTTTACCATCCTTAAGTGAAGATGATTCCGAACTTCCTGGGGTTTGTGACGAAATGCACGAAAGATCGAAGGGTTGTGGATGAGGGAGGGGTCGGCCTGACACCTGCCGTGAGTGAGGGCCGGATGTGAGCCGGGGTGGGGAGAGTGCTTGGTGCCCCTGGGTGGGCCGAACTCAACgttgcccccttctccctccagaACAGGGACAACTACATCCGTTCCTGTAAGCTGCTCCCCGACGGGCGCACACTCATCGTGGGCGGCGAGGCCAGCACGCTCACCATCTGGGACCTGGCCTCGCCCACACCCCGCATCAAGGCCGAGCTGACGTCCTCGGCTCCCGCCTGCTACGCCCTGGCCATCAGCCCCGACGccaaagtctgcttctcctgctgcagTGACGGGAACATTGCCGTCTGGGACCTGCACAACCAGACCCTGGTCAGGTGAGGCTGCGATGAGGAGCAGAGGGTGCTCGTGCTCAGGAAGGTTGCGCTGGTCGTAATGGGGACCGGCCTGTCCAAGGGGCTGATGGCTGTGGGGTGGCCACAACGGGGTgggccaggacacctgggtgaagAGACAGCCTGGCCTGCCTTGTGCGAGGGGGCGGCCACCTGTCGGGTGCTTGGCCTGGGCAGAGGATGGAGGAGAGCTGCAGAAGGTTCTGGGAAGAGGGGAGCGTGGAATTCAGAGCAGTGGAgacaagcagagggggaggactgaggaaggagggaaggcatCGGGACCAGGTCGGAGCAGTGTCACGTGGTGGTTATCGTGGGGCCTCGGAAGCGGCGGCCCAGTGTGACTCTGCCCCCGTTACAGCCTCGTGCAAGTCACTCAGCTCCCGGGTCTCCGTTTCCCGTGTGTGAAGCGGGCACGGTGAAGGCCGTCCTCGGAGTTAGCGCGCCGTGCAGGGCAGTGTGCCTGCCCCCGAGTCAGCCGTCGGTACACGCTGGCTGTCTTTGTGGCTCGTAGTAGCATCCCGCTTGTGTGTGGCCTTGGCCCCACGGCCcgggcagggggagagggccTGCCTGTGGGAGGAGACCCAGGCCCGGCTCTGCTGCAGGCTCACCATGGTCCACCCagttctgggcctcagttttctcttctgctcAGACACAGCTCCCTTGGATGGCTGCCAGCTTGGCAGTCGGTTCCGTGGGATTCACCCCGTCTCCCTGCTTGGCCTTTGTAGGCAGTTCCAGGGCCACACGGATGGGGCCAGCTGCATAGATATCTCCCATGATGGCACCAAGCTGTGGACTGGAGGCCTGGACAACACCGTGCGCTCCTGGGACCTGCGGGAGGGTCGGCAGCTGCAGCAGCATGACTTCA
This portion of the Vulpes lagopus strain Blue_001 chromosome 2, ASM1834538v1, whole genome shotgun sequence genome encodes:
- the TLE3 gene encoding transducin-like enhancer protein 3 isoform X10 yields the protein MYPQGRHPAPHQPGQPGFKFTVAESCDRIKDEFQFLQAQYHSLKVEYDKLANEKTEMQRHYVMYYEMSYGLNIEMHKQTEIAKRLNTILAQIMPFLSQEHQQQVAQAVERAKQVTMTELNAIIGQQQLQAQHLSHATHGPPVQLPPHPSGLQPPGIPPVTGSSSGLLALGALGSQAHLTVKDEKNHHELDHRERESSANNSVSPSESLRASEKHRGSADYSMEAKKRKAEEKDSLSRYDSDGDKSDDLVVDVSNEDPATPRVSPAHSPPENGLDKARGLKKDAPTSPASVASSSSTPSSKTKDLGHNDKSSTPGLKSNTPTPRNDAPTPGTSTTPGLRSMPGKPPGMDPIGIMASALRTPISITSSYAAPFAMMSHHEMNGSLTSPSAYASLHNIPPQMSAAAAAAAAAYGRSPMVGFDPHPPMRATGLPSSLASIPGGKPAYSFHVSADGQMQPVPFPHDALAGPGIPRHARQINTLSHGEVVCAVTISNPTRHVYTGGKGCVKIWDISQPGSKSPISQLDCLNRDNYIRSCKLLPDGRTLIVGGEASTLTIWDLASPTPRIKAELTSSAPACYALAISPDAKVCFSCCSDGNIAVWDLHNQTLVRQFQGHTDGASCIDISHDGTKLWTGGLDNTVRSWDLREGRQLQQHDFTSQIFSLGYCPTGEWLAVGMESSNVEVLHHTKPDKYQLHLHESCVLSLKFAYCGKWFVSTGKDNLLNAWRTPYGASIFQSKESSSVLSCDISADDKYIVTGSGDKKATVYEVIY
- the TLE3 gene encoding transducin-like enhancer protein 3 isoform X11, whose protein sequence is MYPQGRHPAPHQPGQPGFKFTVAESCDRIKDEFQFLQAQYHSLKVEYDKLANEKTEMQRHYVMYYEMSYGLNIEMHKQTEIAKRLNTILAQIMPFLSQEHQQQVAQAVERAKQVTMTELNAIIGQQQLQAQHLSHATHGPPVQLPPHPSGLQPPGIPPVTGSSSGLLALGALGSQAHLTVKDEKNHHELDHRERESSANNSVSPSESLRASEKHRGSADYSMEAKKRKAEEKDSLSRYDSDGDKSDDLVVDVSNEDPATPRVSPAHSPPENGLDKARGLKKDAPTSPASVASSSSTPSSKTKDLGHNDKSSTPGLKSNTPTPRNDAPTPGTSTTPGLRSMPGKPPGMDPIASALRTPISITSSYAAPFAMMSHHEMNGSLTSPSAYASLHNIPPQMSAAAAAAAAAYGRSPMVGFDPHPPMRATGLPSSLASIPGGKPAYSFHVSADGQMQPVPFPHDALAGPGIPRHARQINTLSHGEVVCAVTISNPTRHVYTGGKGCVKIWDISQPGSKSPISQLDCLNRDNYIRSCKLLPDGRTLIVGGEASTLTIWDLASPTPRIKAELTSSAPACYALAISPDAKVCFSCCSDGNIAVWDLHNQTLVRQFQGHTDGASCIDISHDGTKLWTGGLDNTVRSWDLREGRQLQQHDFTSQIFSLGYCPTGEWLAVGMESSNVEVLHHTKPDKYQLHLHESCVLSLKFAYCGKWFVSTGKDNLLNAWRTPYGASIFQSKESSSVLSCDISADDKYIVTGSGDKKATVYEVIY
- the TLE3 gene encoding transducin-like enhancer protein 3 isoform X6, translating into MYPQGRHPAPHQPGQPGFKFTVAESCDRIKDEFQFLQAQYHSLKVEYDKLANEKTEMQRHYVMYYEMSYGLNIEMHKQTEIAKRLNTILAQIMPFLSQEHQQQVAQAVERAKQVTMTELNAIIGVRGLPNLPLTQQQLQAQHLSHATHGPPVQLPPHPSGLQPPGIPPVTGSSSGLLALGALGSQAHLTVKDEKNHHELDHRERESSANNSVSPSESLRASEKHRGSADYSMEAKKRKAEEKDSLSRYDSDGDKSDDLVVDVSNEDPATPRVSPAHSPPENGLDKARGLKKDAPTSPASVASSSSTPSSKTKDLGHNDKSSTPGLKSNTPTPRNDAPTPGTSTTPGLRSMPGKPPGMDPIGIMASALRTPISITSSYAAPFAMMSHHEMNGSLTSPSAYASLHNIPPQMSAAAAAAAAAYGRSPMVGFDPHPPMRATGLPSSLASIPGGKPAYSFHVSADGQMQPVPFPHDALAGPGIPRHARQINTLSHGEVVCAVTISNPTRHVYTGGKGCVKIWDISQPGSKSPISQLDCLNRDNYIRSCKLLPDGRTLIVGGEASTLTIWDLASPTPRIKAELTSSAPACYALAISPDAKVCFSCCSDGNIAVWDLHNQTLVRQFQGHTDGASCIDISHDGTKLWTGGLDNTVRSWDLREGRQLQQHDFTSQIFSLGYCPTGEWLAVGMESSNVEVLHHTKPDKYQLHLHESCVLSLKFAYCGKWFVSTGKDNLLNAWRTPYGASIFQSKESSSVLSCDISADDKYIVTGSGDKKATVYEVIY